CAGACCTGCATGCGGTCAAGGCCCAGCCATTTGCGCTTCAGCTCGTAATAGCGGTGCGACAGCTTGGGGTAGGCCTCGACCACGGCATTGCGCAGGGCCTCGACCACTTTGGGTTCCACGTCGTTCGAAAGGTGCCGGCCAGTTTGCGGTGTGGGCATGCCGCGCCAGCGGTCTACCACCTCTTTCTCCTTGGCGGAGGTGTTGTGGACACGGGCGAAGGTGCGGATGTTCTGGCCAAAGACGCGGGCCAGTTCGCGGGCGGCGGCTTCGCGCTGATCGCGGTCTTGTTCGGTGAGCAGGTTGAGGGTGGATTCGATGCCCATCTCCTCGCCGTTCACGGTGAAGGTGAGGCCGGCGATGGTTTCATCGAAAAGCCGCTCCCATGCGTCGCCGACGACACCCATGTCATGCAGGAATTTCTCAAGCTCGTCAGAGAGTTGATAGGGTTTCATCGCCCGGATTCGGCGCAGGACGGGGGCGTATCGGGCCAGCCCTTCGTTGGCCTTGTACATGGCTTTGAGGCTGTCTTCATCGAGGCGGTTGAGTTCCAGCGTGAAGAAGACCAGGGGCGTGGTCATGTTGGTGATCTTTTCCTGGCAGTCGGACAGGAACTTGGCGCGCTCGCCATCGGTGGTGTTCTGGTGATAGCGCAGGCCCGCGTAGGACATGATGCGCCCGGCGACGTTTGAAATTGCCTCGTCGCGTTCGATGCATTCCAGCAGGCCAGCCGCATCAAGATCGGCCAGCTTCCCCTGGTAATCCTTGGCAAAATCGGCGCAGGCGCCAGCCAGCCAATCAAGGTCTTTTTGCAGTTCCGGGGCGTCGGGGGCGGGGTAGAGATCGCTCAGGTCCCATTCCGGCAGGTTGCCCAGATTGTCGCCTCCGGCGTTGGCGTTGGCATCGAATGTGGGCTGGGGACGGGGGATCATGCGTATCTCTCCTGTGGTGTCATCTGTTCCGTCAGACATAGGCGGCGCGGGCGGCGGGCTCAAGCGGGCAGTGGGGAGAATGCGGCGAATCGGGGGTAAGACCTTGGTTAACAAGAAAAATCCTTGGCTGCATCGCGTCGGTATTTGTGCGGTATCGCGTCGGTATTTTTTCCCGCACCCCCCGGATTTAACAGGGCGTGCGCCGCGTTTCGTACGTTTTGTACACGCGTTTCGTACGGATGGCGCATGGCCGGGTCATCAGGGCGTGCCGTGCAGGGCGTCTTGTAGGCGTGCACCCTGTTGGGACAGGGGCGCGTTGCGGGGTTGGATCAGCCAATACTGCCGCGCGGTGGTCAGGGCGTCGGGCCCGACCGGGGCCAGCTTGCCCGCTTCGACCAAGGCGTCGAGCATCGGCAGGCTGGCCAATGCGATGCCTTCCCCGGCCAAGGCGCGGCCGATGGCATGGCCGTAGCTGCGGCAGGTCTCACGTGGCCTGTCCTTGACCGTGGCCCCGGGTTTACGGGTGAGCCAGAGATCCCAGTTGATCCAATTCGGAGCAA
Above is a genomic segment from Roseovarius bejariae containing:
- a CDS encoding M3 family oligoendopeptidase — protein: MIPRPQPTFDANANAGGDNLGNLPEWDLSDLYPAPDAPELQKDLDWLAGACADFAKDYQGKLADLDAAGLLECIERDEAISNVAGRIMSYAGLRYHQNTTDGERAKFLSDCQEKITNMTTPLVFFTLELNRLDEDSLKAMYKANEGLARYAPVLRRIRAMKPYQLSDELEKFLHDMGVVGDAWERLFDETIAGLTFTVNGEEMGIESTLNLLTEQDRDQREAAARELARVFGQNIRTFARVHNTSAKEKEVVDRWRGMPTPQTGRHLSNDVEPKVVEALRNAVVEAYPKLSHRYYELKRKWLGLDRMQVWDRNAPLPIEDKKVVDWDSARDIVMEAYSAFDPRMGELAAPFFSKGWIDAGVKPGKAPGAFAHPTVTNVHPYVMLNYLGKPRDVMTLAHELGHGVHQVLAADQGELLSSTPLTLAETASVFGEMLTFRKMLDKAANDTERKVLLAGKVEDMINTVVRQIAFYDFECKLHEARRGGELTPDDINALWMSVQAESLGPAFDFMDGYETFWAYIPHFVHSPFYVYAYAFGDGLVNALYAVYEENPEGFQDKYFEMLKAGGSMHHSELLAPFGLDASDPAFWDKGLSMISRLIDELEAMEG